One part of the Anopheles coustani chromosome 2, idAnoCousDA_361_x.2, whole genome shotgun sequence genome encodes these proteins:
- the LOC131262526 gene encoding uncharacterized protein LOC131262526 — MSTRRAGPPPMQQLQPQLSISYGEPEKKQRSKCMSFVCCMWKVFTCIFSHVTLVATVVAYCFLGAFTFERLESENEKIVKKSIRAIRVNLTDAIWQMTNDRPVLHQQNWTTSAIAHLKAFEVNIYDAMKKSGWDGNEEEDQLQWTFFGALFYSIIVITTIGYGHIAPKTQWGKVSTIFYAILGIPLMLLCLSNIGDIMASSFRFLYWRVCCYVCTREPKRSNTRRGRSRGTIRQGRSSLRSNQGPGTNLRRSVRNSQRSADSGFDPYYEPGLSHSYSESDCRYNSNLEDHYYPDNDRSMRQAPLKYDPPSSNGPGGMRQKMRGPHNQEEILNDGYQSGHQQMKRPPAQSRAETMGLDHSQRSLQKPRPNDASYRKSPGMRAQSLDRRMFRQDSQMIDMDDESPCKTPILCNKYAIDEVDEVGRPTRPNPRSQSMPRQARYGDSLMPDRMPYYTEDNELAEIQTVRKSAPRRREPRPLPAPSPRIMSPMGFAVHRQARHLQNVMDDNSLYDDEWDMQSGELPPPSIVRPVPIWLCVFLVVSYIIAGAFMFSEWEDWSFLDSAYFCFITLTTIGFGDFVPAQGVKNDSEISIALCSLYLLFGIALLAMSFNLVQEEVISNVKSVARRLGILKEEEIDD; from the exons ATGTCAACTCGTCGAGCTGGTCCTCCGCCGATGCAGCAGTTGCAGCCGCAATTGTCCATTTCCTATGGCGaaccggaaaaaaaacaacgcagcAAATGTATGTCTTTTGTGTGTTGCATGTGGAAAGTGTTTACGTGCATTTTCTCACATGTGACGCTGGTTGCGACAGTTGTTGCGTACTGTTTTCTCGGTGCGTTTACCTTTGAACGTCTCGAgtcggaaaacgaaaaaatc GttaaaaaaagtatccgtGCAATTCGTGTTAATCTCACGGACGCCATTTGGCAGATGACGAATGATAGACCGGTATTACACCAGCAGAATTGGACCACATCTGCTATAGCTCATTTAAAA GCTTTCGAGGTAAACATATACGATGCCATGAAAAAGAGTGGATGGGATGGAAATGAGGAAGAAGACCAACTTCAGTGGACCTTTTTTGGGGCACTGTTTTATTCTATCATTGTCATAACAACAATTG GATACGGTCACATAGCACCAAAAACACAATGGGGGAAAGTATCAACCATCTTTTATGCTATCCTGGGTATTCCGCTTATGCTGCTTTGTCTTTCGAACATAGGTGATATCATGGCGAGCTCGTTCAG GTTTCTTTACTGGCGTGTATGCTGCTATGTTTGTACACGCGAACCCAAACGATCAAATACTCGGCGCGGAAGAAGTCGAGGAACTATCAGACAGGG AAGAAGCTCGCTGCGATCCAATCAAGGTCCTGGAACAAATTTAAGACGATCCGTACGGAATTCACAACGCTCTGCAGATTCTGGATTTGATCCGTATTACGAACCAGGGTTATCCCATTCGTATTCCGAGTCAGATTGTAG GTATAATTCAAACTTAGAAGACCATTACTACCCAGATAATGATAGAAGCATGAGACAAGCACCATTAAAGTACGATCCGCCGAGTTCCAACGGTCCTGGCGGAATGCGACAGAAAATGCGTGGCCCTCACAATCAGGAGGAAATCTTGAACGACGGTTATCAATCTGGTCACCAGCAGATGAAAAGACCACCAGCACAATCACGAGCAGAAACTATGGGCCTCGATCACTCACAACGATCGCTACAGAAGCCTCGTCCAAACGATGCGTCGTATCGAAAATCGCCAG GCATGAGGGCTCAATCGCTCGATCGGCGCATGTTTCGGCAAGATTCACAAATGATTGACATGGACGATGAGTCTCCGTGTAAGACACCAATTCTTTGCAACAAGTATGCCATCGATGAGGTGGACGAGGTAGGTCGTCCAACGCGTCCTAATCCACGTAGCCAATCGATGCCACGACAGGCACGCTACGGGGATAGTCTGATGCCAGACCGAATGCCGTATTACACGGAAGACAACGAGTTGGCGGAAATACAAACAGTTCGCAAATCAGCCCCAAGACGCCGAGAGCCCCGCCCTT TACCAGCGCCATCGCCACGCATAATGTCACCGATGGGATTTGCAGTTCATCGTCAGGCCCGGCATCTTCAAAACGTGATGGACGATAACTCGCTCTATGATGATGAATGGGATATGCAGAGCGGAGAGTTGCCGCCACCATCAATCGTCCGACCCGTGCCAATATGGCTATGCGTTTTCCTGGTCGTCAGCTACATCATTGCTGGGGCATTCATGTTTTCTGAGTGGGAAGATTGGAGTTTTCTCGATTCAGcctacttttgttttattacccTCACCACTATCG GCTTTGGCGATTTCGTACCGGCACAGGGGGTTAAAAATGATTCAGAAATCTCGATAGCTCTCTGCTCACTGTATCTGCTGTTTGGTATTGCACTCCTGGCTATGAGCTTCAATCTAGTGCAGGAAGAAGTAATAtcaaacgttaaaagtgtcgCTCGGAGACTTGGTATACTGAAGGAAGAGGAAATTGATGATTAG